Proteins encoded in a region of the Sphingomonas sp. HMP9 genome:
- the alr gene encoding alanine racemase, whose amino-acid sequence MPAPLRLRLDGDALVQNWRTLDRMSGTAACGAAVKANGYGLGAIDVARRLADAGCRDFFVSNWQEAAELAPLGLTVSVLHGVREEDMPAAAAGFARPVLNTPTQVARWKAAGGGACDVMVDTGMNRLGISADDIAGGLLDGLAIETLMSHLACADEDSPMNEAQRDRFAALVGRTAARRMSLANSAGIALKGYAFDLTRPGLALYGGVPRAGLADAIESVVTIEAQILQRRRVSVGQTVGYNATWTATADTDVAILNLGYADGYFRGFSNCGTALAGGIAIPVIGRVSMDLVAIDVTSVPTMQEGTWLALDFALPEAAALSGMSQYELLTGLGARFDRHWD is encoded by the coding sequence ATTCCCGCTCCCCTCCGCCTGCGCCTCGACGGCGACGCCCTCGTCCAGAACTGGCGCACGCTCGATCGCATGAGCGGCACCGCCGCGTGCGGCGCGGCGGTCAAGGCGAACGGCTACGGGCTTGGCGCGATCGACGTCGCGCGTCGCCTCGCCGACGCCGGCTGCCGCGATTTCTTCGTCTCGAACTGGCAGGAGGCCGCCGAACTCGCGCCGCTGGGCCTGACCGTGTCGGTCCTCCACGGTGTCCGCGAGGAGGACATGCCCGCCGCGGCCGCCGGCTTCGCCCGCCCGGTCCTGAACACCCCCACCCAGGTCGCGCGCTGGAAGGCGGCGGGCGGCGGGGCGTGCGACGTCATGGTCGACACCGGCATGAACCGCCTTGGCATTTCGGCGGACGATATCGCGGGCGGCCTGCTCGATGGACTCGCAATCGAAACGCTGATGAGTCACCTGGCCTGCGCCGACGAGGACTCGCCGATGAACGAAGCGCAACGCGACCGCTTCGCCGCGCTCGTCGGGCGGACGGCGGCGAGGCGGATGAGTCTGGCCAACTCGGCGGGCATCGCGCTCAAGGGGTATGCGTTCGACCTGACCCGTCCGGGGTTGGCGCTGTATGGCGGTGTTCCCCGTGCAGGGCTGGCGGATGCGATCGAGTCCGTAGTCACGATCGAAGCGCAGATCCTCCAGCGCCGCCGCGTATCTGTGGGGCAAACGGTCGGCTATAACGCGACCTGGACCGCGACGGCGGACACCGACGTGGCGATCCTCAATCTAGGCTATGCCGACGGCTATTTCCGCGGATTTTCGAACTGCGGAACCGCATTGGCAGGCGGCATCGCGATTCCCGTAATCGGCCGCGTATCGATGGATCTCGTCGCCATCGACGTGACGAGCGTGCCGACGATGCAAGAAGGCACATGGCTCGCGCTGGATTTCGCCTTGCCCGAAGCGGCCGCGCTATCGGGGATGTCGCAATATGAACTGCTGACAGGTCTCGGCGCGCGCTTCGATCGCCATTGGGACTGA
- a CDS encoding ABC transporter ATP-binding protein yields MDLIIAALGVTLGKRIVLSDVSAHLRPGRVTAILGPNGAGKSTLVKAAAALVDRSTGSVRLDAQDVARMDPRARARAIGYLPQDATVHWNIVSRDVVALGRLPHLGAHAAPSVADYAAVEQAMHDTETLHLADRPVGELSGGERARVLLARVLAGEPRWLLADEPLASLDPAHQIDLLTRLRSYALGGAGVAIVLHDLVQAQRAADDALLIADGRVVAFGPVAEVMTADTLGRVFGVRVAHLDDGVRRLLVPVGRAGSFDGDAA; encoded by the coding sequence ATGGATCTGATCATCGCGGCGCTGGGCGTGACGCTCGGCAAGCGCATTGTCCTGAGCGACGTGTCCGCGCATCTCCGCCCCGGCCGCGTCACCGCGATCCTCGGCCCGAACGGCGCGGGCAAGAGCACGCTCGTCAAGGCCGCCGCCGCGCTCGTCGACCGCAGCACCGGCAGCGTCCGGCTCGACGCGCAGGACGTCGCGCGAATGGACCCGCGCGCCCGAGCCCGCGCGATCGGTTATCTTCCGCAGGACGCGACGGTGCATTGGAACATCGTCTCGCGCGATGTCGTCGCGCTCGGTCGCCTGCCGCATCTCGGCGCGCATGCCGCCCCGTCGGTTGCCGACTACGCGGCGGTGGAGCAGGCGATGCACGATACCGAGACGCTCCATCTCGCGGATCGCCCGGTCGGCGAACTCTCCGGCGGCGAACGCGCGCGCGTCTTGCTCGCGCGCGTGCTGGCAGGCGAACCGCGCTGGTTGCTCGCCGACGAACCGCTCGCAAGCCTCGACCCCGCGCACCAGATCGACCTGCTCACCCGCCTGCGCAGCTATGCGCTCGGCGGGGCAGGGGTGGCGATCGTCCTCCACGACCTCGTCCAGGCGCAGCGCGCGGCCGACGACGCGCTGCTGATCGCGGATGGCCGGGTCGTCGCATTCGGGCCGGTGGCCGAAGTCATGACCGCGGACACGCTCGGCCGCGTGTTCGGCGTCCGCGTGGCGCACCTCGACGACGGTGTTCGCCGCCTGCTCGTTCCAGTCGGGCGCGCCGGTTCATTCGACGGCGACGCGGCATAG
- a CDS encoding FecCD family ABC transporter permease has translation MTRLLKLIALGLLVVLLFGLSLGCGKVWVPASAWFSSDPRWWIILELRLPRAVLGLALGATLGLSGAVLQGYLRNPLADPAVVGVSSVAALAAVAAIVFGLGSGPAIFVAAMLGAGGAVALLAALTWRSPSAITFILAGTVLSSLAGALTAFLISIAPNPYAVAEVIDWIMGALTDRGWDDVTLALPPMLAGAVLLLLTGRSLDALALGEAAARSLGIRMGRVRLLVVLGTGLVVGAGVAVTGVIGFVGLVVPHLLRPIFGHRPSALLLPSALGGAALVLAADSLVRLAPGAGEVRLGVAMAMIGAPFFLVLLVRERGRAWI, from the coding sequence ATGACCCGCTTGCTCAAACTCATCGCGCTTGGCCTGCTTGTAGTCCTCCTGTTCGGGCTGTCGCTCGGCTGTGGGAAAGTCTGGGTGCCGGCCTCCGCCTGGTTCTCCAGCGATCCGCGCTGGTGGATCATCCTCGAACTGCGCCTGCCCCGCGCGGTACTCGGGCTCGCGCTCGGCGCGACGCTCGGGCTGTCGGGGGCGGTGCTGCAAGGGTATCTCCGCAACCCGCTCGCCGACCCCGCGGTCGTCGGCGTGTCGTCGGTCGCAGCGCTTGCGGCGGTGGCGGCGATCGTGTTCGGTTTGGGCTCCGGCCCCGCGATCTTCGTCGCCGCGATGCTGGGCGCGGGCGGCGCGGTCGCGTTGCTCGCCGCGCTGACATGGCGGTCGCCGAGCGCGATCACGTTCATCCTCGCGGGCACGGTGCTGTCGAGCCTTGCCGGTGCGCTCACCGCGTTCCTGATTTCGATCGCGCCGAACCCCTATGCGGTCGCAGAGGTGATCGACTGGATCATGGGCGCGCTGACCGATCGCGGCTGGGACGACGTGACGCTTGCCCTGCCGCCAATGCTTGCCGGCGCGGTGTTGCTGTTGCTGACCGGCCGGTCGCTCGACGCACTGGCGTTGGGCGAGGCGGCGGCGCGGTCGCTCGGGATACGGATGGGCCGCGTGCGGTTGCTGGTGGTGCTCGGCACCGGGCTCGTCGTCGGCGCGGGCGTCGCGGTGACCGGCGTGATCGGCTTTGTCGGGCTGGTCGTGCCACACCTACTGCGACCAATCTTCGGGCATCGCCCGAGCGCGTTGCTGCTGCCCTCCGCGCTCGGTGGTGCAGCGCTGGTCCTCGCTGCGGACAGCCTTGTCCGTCTCGCACCCGGTGCGGGCGAAGTCCGGCTCGGCGTGGCGATGGCGATGATCGGCGCGCCGTTCTTCCTCGTCTTGCTGGTCAGGGAACGGGGCCGCGCATGGATCTGA
- a CDS encoding ABC transporter substrate-binding protein, translated as MSRAAILLALLLGGCARPPSLAASGGGGIVSTNPCVDAVLIRILPPARIAAISHYSQDPSATSIPIAVAHRFRGIAGTAEEVIALHPDLVIASTYTPPATQAAYARAGLKTLLVGIPDSIAESQAQVTQIAEAAGAPMGGARINAEIDRAVARWSRKDSASPSALLYISGDLATGGSTLLNDMMTRVGFRNAAATYGLTHTGTLSAETIVTQPPAVVIASERAGRGTALRHRLLPRTPQAVFSRVLINCGGPTIPPALERLAAIRAGL; from the coding sequence GTGAGCCGGGCGGCGATCCTCCTCGCGCTCCTGCTCGGAGGCTGTGCCAGGCCCCCGAGTCTGGCGGCGAGCGGGGGCGGGGGGATCGTCTCGACCAATCCGTGCGTGGATGCGGTGCTGATCCGCATCCTGCCGCCCGCGCGGATCGCCGCGATCAGCCATTATTCGCAAGACCCGTCCGCGACCTCGATCCCTATCGCCGTCGCCCACCGGTTTCGCGGGATCGCCGGGACCGCGGAGGAGGTGATCGCGCTCCATCCCGATCTGGTCATCGCCAGCACCTATACGCCGCCCGCGACGCAAGCGGCTTACGCGCGGGCCGGGCTGAAGACGCTGCTGGTCGGCATCCCCGACTCGATTGCGGAAAGCCAGGCGCAGGTCACGCAGATCGCCGAGGCCGCGGGAGCGCCGATGGGTGGCGCACGGATCAACGCCGAGATCGACCGCGCGGTGGCACGCTGGAGCCGCAAGGACAGCGCTTCGCCAAGCGCGTTGCTCTATATCAGCGGCGATCTCGCGACCGGGGGAAGCACGTTGCTGAACGACATGATGACGCGCGTCGGCTTCCGCAACGCGGCCGCGACCTACGGCCTGACGCATACCGGCACGCTGTCCGCCGAGACGATCGTGACGCAGCCGCCCGCCGTCGTGATCGCCTCCGAACGCGCCGGCCGCGGCACCGCGTTGCGCCACCGTTTGTTGCCGCGCACGCCGCAAGCCGTCTTCTCGCGCGTGCTGATCAATTGCGGCGGGCCGACGATCCCGCCTGCTCTCGAACGCCTCGCCGCGATCCGGGCGGGGCTGTGA
- a CDS encoding TonB-dependent receptor plug domain-containing protein, whose product MTKFFLLLGAAMIVAPANAQTIPDSDASDIVVTATRAAQPLSEIGQAVTVIDRAEIERRQTTVVSDLLATTPGVTVTRNGTVGALTSVRIRGAEADQTLVVIDGVRVNDPSSTGGGFNFGNLLSSSVERIEVLRGPNSVPWGSQAIGGVVNIITAAPTEGVQARANAEYGYADGVFASAGVSGKSGPVSGSLTGGYLRTDGISSAASGTERDGYRQYGATGRLGVEFAPGIGLDLRGYFADSRVDIDDGFDPETYVVADSPAYGTTQEVYGYAGLHANLADGRFNNRVAFTIADINRDNFSNPGGDISFIGRGRSERYEYQGDFRPIDRVRVVAGVERENSRFNDGTTFADTGITSVYGQLIVKPLDILTVTGGIRNDDHDDFGSHTTVGANAALALNAGTTFRASYGEGFKAPTLYQLFSDYGNSFLAPETARNFDVGVEQAFLGNRARVGVTYFNRRTRNQIDFRDCSPAELATRDSICANRPFGVYDNVARAEAEGVEFTLALRPVDALTLTANYSYIDTENRSIGDNFGNDLARRPKQTASVDADYRFGFGLSVGGTVTMVGDSFDDAGNTTRLDGYALAGVRAELPIGERFAVYGRVDNLTDARYETIAGYGNYGRAAYGGVRLRLK is encoded by the coding sequence ATGACGAAGTTCTTCCTTCTCCTGGGCGCCGCGATGATCGTGGCACCGGCGAATGCCCAGACGATCCCCGATAGCGATGCCTCCGACATCGTCGTCACCGCGACCCGCGCGGCGCAACCGCTGAGCGAGATCGGCCAAGCCGTGACCGTGATCGACCGCGCCGAGATCGAGCGCCGGCAAACCACCGTGGTGTCCGACCTGCTCGCGACCACGCCCGGCGTCACCGTCACGCGCAACGGCACGGTCGGTGCGCTGACCAGCGTCCGCATCCGCGGCGCCGAGGCGGACCAGACGCTCGTCGTGATCGACGGCGTGCGCGTCAACGATCCGTCGTCGACCGGCGGCGGCTTCAACTTCGGCAACCTCCTGTCGAGCTCGGTCGAGCGGATCGAGGTGTTGCGCGGGCCGAACTCGGTGCCGTGGGGCAGCCAGGCGATCGGCGGCGTCGTCAACATCATCACCGCCGCGCCGACCGAAGGCGTCCAGGCGCGCGCCAACGCCGAATATGGCTATGCCGACGGCGTGTTCGCCAGCGCCGGCGTCTCGGGCAAGTCGGGGCCGGTGTCGGGATCGCTGACCGGCGGATATCTGCGCACCGACGGCATCTCGTCGGCGGCCAGCGGCACCGAGCGCGACGGCTATCGTCAATATGGCGCGACCGGGCGGCTCGGCGTCGAGTTCGCGCCGGGCATCGGCCTCGACCTGCGCGGCTATTTCGCGGACAGCCGTGTCGACATCGACGATGGTTTCGACCCGGAGACGTACGTGGTGGCGGACAGCCCCGCATATGGCACGACGCAGGAGGTGTACGGCTATGCCGGGCTGCATGCGAACCTGGCCGACGGCCGGTTCAACAATCGCGTGGCGTTCACGATCGCCGACATCAACCGCGACAACTTCTCCAACCCCGGCGGCGACATATCGTTCATCGGTCGCGGCCGCAGCGAGCGCTATGAGTACCAAGGCGACTTCCGCCCGATCGACCGGGTGCGCGTGGTCGCAGGCGTCGAGCGCGAGAACAGCCGTTTCAACGACGGCACTACCTTCGCGGATACCGGCATCACCAGTGTGTACGGCCAGCTGATCGTCAAGCCGCTCGACATTCTCACCGTCACCGGCGGCATCCGCAACGACGATCACGACGATTTTGGCAGCCACACGACGGTCGGCGCGAACGCTGCACTTGCCCTCAACGCTGGCACCACTTTCCGCGCCAGCTACGGCGAGGGCTTCAAGGCACCGACCTTGTACCAGCTCTTCTCCGACTACGGGAATTCCTTCCTCGCTCCGGAGACCGCGCGCAACTTCGACGTCGGCGTCGAACAGGCGTTTCTCGGTAACCGGGCACGCGTCGGCGTCACCTATTTCAATCGCCGCACGCGCAACCAGATCGACTTTCGCGATTGCAGCCCGGCCGAGCTGGCGACGCGCGACTCGATCTGCGCCAACCGTCCGTTCGGCGTCTACGACAATGTTGCGCGGGCCGAAGCGGAGGGCGTCGAGTTTACGCTCGCGTTGCGCCCGGTCGACGCGCTGACGCTGACGGCAAACTACAGCTATATCGACACCGAGAACCGTTCGATCGGCGACAATTTCGGCAATGATCTCGCGCGGCGCCCCAAGCAGACCGCGAGCGTCGATGCCGATTACCGGTTCGGGTTCGGCCTGTCCGTCGGCGGCACCGTGACGATGGTCGGTGACAGCTTCGACGACGCCGGCAATACCACGCGGCTCGACGGCTATGCGCTCGCCGGGGTTCGTGCGGAGCTGCCGATCGGCGAGCGGTTCGCGGTCTATGGCCGTGTCGATAACCTGACCGACGCGCGATACGAGACGATCGCCGGCTACGGCAATTACGGCCGCGCGGCCTATGGCGGCGTGCGGTTGCGCCTGAAGTGA